Proteins from one Flammeovirgaceae bacterium genomic window:
- the porU gene encoding type IX secretion system sortase PorU translates to MLTGVAILALMGDVMAQPPGSPLKSGQWAKFSVLTDGIYKIDYNLLKSSGFDPGKTDPRKIRVFGNGNGMLPQANSDGTANHLQELAIEVVGGSGGRFNPGDYILFYGQNPDKHFYDMDKGVFSYENNLFTDKNYYFLTVSAIEGKRLGDSENLAGTFPAINTFNDFVFHEKETHNELKSGRQWFGEEFSISNNLSLPFAMDGVVPNSEVKVVSSVMGQNFSPASFDLTLNGVNIIAQNIPSIANTQYGIKGRVVTDTVSVGAATVNATATSTQDFRYQYTKGAQGKSVGYLDFLLACFERNLSMYGNQTQFVSATSMENPFGTFEINSFQAGGSVWDVTHPFDCKNQKLLLSGNKATFSTATNELKTFIAFNANNLLAPTFEGPVPNQDLASMANVQLLIVAHPDFKSEALRLASHRENINGMATQVVTTEEVYNDFSGGKQDPTAIRDFARQLYATGLKNLLLFGRASYDYKDRLTKNTNFVPTYESRNSLSPLETYSSDDYFAFLEMGEGEWQESPAIAGTLDIGVGRLPIKTIEEATIVVDKLIAYGTNPKSLGPWRKRIIFVADDGDFNLHQSDADKLASDIEANHYQFDTQKIYLDAFKQVSKPSGQVSPDAREALLKALKNGALIVNFTGHGSEHVWLQEKILDEQLIAEWNNKLVFPLLVTATCEFGRNDDPSQISSSELALAKKGGGAIGLVTATRPVNASTNAFLNKAFYEALFTKTNGKYMDLGAVFKETKNNSVNGVSNRNFSLLGDPSMKLAMPNDEIVATRISTTSGSDTLKAMSRVVIEGEIRAQGTKEDNFNGVATIELRDKEFEFNTLGDENPVFSYKQRSNVLFRGEASVSSGAFRSEFILPKNIAYQVGYGKVGLYAKNTIDFSDAIGGAVNFKIGESEPGGGSDNSPPKIALYMGDTTFINGGITSSSTQLVARLSDESGINIANYGIGNSLIATLDNDQVFEVGGYYLAGLDDFTQGTITFPMEGLSPGRHTIELKAWDVFNNPSSAKIDFVVTDGTQIAIQNLYNYPNPFSSSTTIQFEHNRAGNDLEVYATIVDLSGQTMRAINYAVPSSQYLVTLPPWDGTNTAGTKLGNGIYLLRLVVRSLLDGSKNERISKLIILN, encoded by the coding sequence ATGCTTACTGGAGTGGCTATTTTGGCCCTCATGGGCGATGTCATGGCCCAGCCACCCGGGTCGCCCTTGAAATCAGGCCAGTGGGCAAAATTCTCGGTATTGACGGATGGTATTTATAAAATCGACTACAACCTGTTAAAGTCATCGGGTTTTGACCCCGGTAAAACCGACCCCCGTAAGATCAGGGTTTTTGGAAATGGTAACGGTATGTTGCCACAAGCCAATAGCGATGGAACGGCCAACCACCTTCAGGAATTGGCCATTGAGGTGGTGGGGGGCTCTGGCGGCCGTTTCAACCCAGGGGATTACATCCTGTTTTACGGGCAAAACCCCGATAAGCATTTTTATGATATGGACAAAGGGGTATTTTCCTATGAAAACAATTTGTTCACAGACAAAAATTATTATTTCCTGACCGTATCGGCAATCGAAGGCAAACGCCTAGGGGACAGCGAAAACCTGGCAGGGACCTTTCCTGCCATCAATACATTCAATGATTTTGTTTTTCATGAAAAAGAAACGCACAATGAACTGAAGTCGGGAAGGCAGTGGTTTGGGGAGGAATTTAGTATTTCCAACAACCTGTCCCTTCCATTTGCGATGGATGGCGTGGTGCCAAATAGCGAGGTGAAAGTCGTGTCCAGCGTGATGGGCCAAAATTTCAGCCCTGCTTCCTTCGATCTTACCTTAAATGGAGTCAATATCATTGCACAAAACATTCCATCCATTGCCAACACGCAATACGGGATTAAAGGAAGGGTGGTAACGGACACGGTGAGCGTAGGGGCCGCAACCGTCAATGCCACTGCAACGTCCACCCAGGATTTTCGCTATCAATACACAAAGGGGGCCCAAGGAAAGTCGGTGGGCTACCTTGATTTCCTTCTTGCCTGTTTTGAAAGGAACTTGTCTATGTACGGCAACCAAACCCAGTTTGTTTCTGCCACCAGCATGGAAAACCCCTTTGGCACTTTTGAAATAAATTCATTTCAGGCTGGCGGTTCGGTATGGGACGTTACACATCCCTTTGATTGCAAAAACCAAAAGTTACTATTGAGCGGCAACAAGGCCACCTTTAGCACGGCAACCAACGAACTCAAAACCTTCATTGCATTTAATGCAAATAATCTTTTGGCCCCAACCTTTGAAGGCCCGGTGCCCAACCAGGACCTCGCCTCAATGGCCAACGTGCAACTCCTTATTGTTGCCCATCCTGATTTTAAAAGCGAAGCGCTTCGCTTGGCCAGCCACAGGGAAAATATAAATGGAATGGCCACACAGGTGGTCACGACCGAAGAAGTGTACAACGATTTTTCTGGTGGCAAGCAAGACCCAACGGCCATCCGCGATTTTGCAAGGCAGCTTTATGCCACCGGGTTGAAAAACCTGTTGTTGTTCGGCCGGGCCTCCTACGACTACAAAGACCGCCTCACAAAAAACACAAACTTTGTCCCTACCTATGAATCAAGAAATTCCCTCTCCCCACTTGAAACCTATTCTTCAGACGACTATTTTGCTTTTTTGGAAATGGGGGAAGGAGAGTGGCAGGAAAGCCCGGCCATTGCAGGCACATTGGACATAGGCGTAGGCCGGCTTCCTATTAAAACAATAGAAGAGGCAACCATTGTGGTGGACAAGCTCATCGCCTACGGCACCAATCCCAAATCCTTGGGCCCCTGGCGGAAACGGATCATTTTTGTGGCTGACGATGGCGATTTTAACCTGCACCAAAGCGATGCCGATAAATTGGCGAGTGACATCGAAGCCAACCATTACCAATTTGACACACAAAAAATTTACCTTGATGCCTTCAAGCAGGTCTCAAAGCCAAGTGGCCAGGTTTCCCCGGATGCCAGGGAAGCCCTGCTGAAAGCCTTAAAAAATGGCGCCCTTATCGTCAATTTTACCGGCCATGGCTCCGAGCATGTTTGGCTGCAGGAAAAGATACTGGATGAACAATTAATTGCGGAATGGAACAACAAGTTGGTTTTTCCCTTGTTGGTCACCGCTACATGCGAGTTTGGAAGGAACGATGACCCCTCGCAAATATCCAGCAGCGAACTGGCATTGGCCAAAAAAGGTGGTGGTGCCATTGGGTTGGTAACGGCCACACGGCCCGTCAACGCCTCTACAAATGCATTCCTTAACAAAGCCTTTTATGAGGCACTCTTTACCAAAACGAACGGAAAATACATGGACTTGGGGGCAGTGTTCAAAGAAACAAAAAACAATAGTGTAAATGGGGTCTCCAACAGAAACTTTTCACTGTTGGGCGATCCTTCGATGAAATTGGCCATGCCCAATGATGAAATTGTGGCCACAAGGATATCCACCACAAGCGGTTCCGATACGCTCAAGGCCATGTCCCGTGTGGTCATTGAAGGCGAAATCCGGGCACAAGGAACCAAGGAGGATAATTTTAATGGTGTGGCCACCATTGAGCTAAGGGACAAAGAATTTGAGTTTAATACGCTGGGGGACGAAAACCCGGTTTTTTCCTACAAGCAAAGGAGCAATGTTTTGTTTCGCGGGGAAGCATCGGTGTCAAGCGGGGCCTTTCGGTCTGAATTTATCCTGCCAAAGAATATTGCCTACCAGGTAGGGTATGGGAAAGTAGGCCTGTATGCCAAAAACACCATTGACTTTAGCGATGCGATCGGTGGGGCCGTAAACTTCAAAATCGGTGAAAGCGAACCTGGTGGAGGTTCTGACAACTCGCCCCCAAAAATCGCACTCTATATGGGGGACACCACCTTCATCAATGGTGGCATCACCTCTTCATCCACACAATTGGTGGCCCGCCTTTCTGATGAAAGTGGCATTAATATCGCCAATTATGGAATAGGAAATAGCCTCATTGCCACGTTGGACAACGATCAGGTTTTTGAAGTGGGCGGGTATTACCTTGCAGGTTTGGACGACTTCACCCAAGGGACCATCACTTTTCCGATGGAAGGCCTTTCCCCGGGCAGGCATACCATCGAGTTGAAAGCGTGGGATGTCTTTAATAACCCTTCCTCAGCCAAAATTGATTTTGTGGTAACGGATGGAACACAAATCGCCATTCAAAACCTTTACAATTACCCAAACCCATTTTCAAGCTCTACTACCATCCAGTTCGAGCACAACAGGGCAGGCAACGACCTTGAGGTTTACGCCACCATTGTGGACCTTTCCGGGCAAACCATGCGGGCGATAAATTATGCGGTGCCATCGAGCCAATACCTGGTTACTTTGCCCCCGTGGGATGGTACTAATACAGCCGGCACAAAATTAGGCAATGGAATATACCTACTGCGGCTCGTTGTGCGTTCCCTATTGGACGGCTCGAAAAATGAGCGGATTTCCAAACTAATTATCCTGAATTGA
- a CDS encoding insulinase family protein, translating to MLDRSLPPPFVKPVSFHLPNVSRALLPNGVPLLHLNIINQDLVKIEVVFNAGKWFEEKPEAAHFTVQMLDKGTPSLTASQIAELFDQYGAHLELSSSFDFASVSLYVLSKYLPKVYPVFLELVTAPSFNELEFTLLKSQFIQALKIKNEKTSYLASKLIRKKIFGPDYPYGQSVEEGDIDKLQVADLALFFKKRMRPSHVFVLGKISDKDLKTIEETIGTIDTTTSPAPCFSISEGSSTKSYIKKKGSVQTSIRLGKQTLSRDHPDYPGLLILNYYLGGYFGSRLMKNLREEKGLTYGISATINSFKNNSVLLIGTDVNKENRALAISEIIREVSHLQVSINSGDMELAKRHFIGGLQVEMASPFSILEKVKNMELHRLPNTYYQDLIHKVDGIANHDLLELAGTYFKKGSLFEVSVG from the coding sequence ATGTTGGACAGGTCCCTTCCGCCTCCGTTTGTAAAGCCCGTCTCTTTTCATTTGCCCAACGTTTCAAGGGCACTCTTGCCAAACGGTGTGCCCCTGCTTCACTTAAACATCATAAACCAAGACCTGGTCAAAATTGAAGTGGTGTTTAATGCAGGAAAATGGTTCGAGGAAAAGCCCGAGGCCGCCCACTTTACGGTACAAATGCTCGACAAAGGCACGCCATCGTTGACTGCTTCGCAAATTGCCGAATTGTTTGATCAGTATGGGGCACATTTGGAATTGTCCAGCAGCTTTGATTTTGCCTCTGTTTCCCTCTATGTACTTTCAAAATACCTGCCAAAGGTATATCCTGTTTTCCTTGAACTAGTGACTGCACCCTCCTTTAATGAGTTGGAGTTCACCTTGCTCAAAAGTCAGTTCATACAGGCGTTAAAGATAAAAAATGAAAAGACCAGTTATCTGGCGTCAAAGCTCATTCGCAAAAAAATATTCGGCCCCGATTATCCTTATGGGCAGTCTGTGGAAGAGGGGGATATCGACAAGTTGCAAGTGGCAGACCTTGCCCTGTTTTTCAAAAAGAGGATGAGGCCCTCCCATGTTTTTGTCCTCGGTAAAATCAGCGATAAGGACTTGAAAACCATTGAGGAAACAATCGGCACAATCGATACCACCACTTCGCCAGCCCCCTGTTTTTCAATAAGCGAAGGCAGCAGCACCAAAAGCTATATTAAGAAAAAGGGAAGTGTCCAAACCTCTATTCGGCTTGGAAAACAAACACTTTCCCGCGACCATCCGGATTATCCAGGTTTGCTTATCCTTAATTATTACTTAGGGGGCTACTTTGGTTCCAGGCTAATGAAAAACCTAAGGGAAGAAAAGGGATTGACGTATGGCATTTCCGCAACAATCAATTCCTTTAAAAACAATAGTGTATTGCTTATTGGCACGGATGTTAACAAAGAAAACAGGGCACTCGCCATAAGTGAAATCATAAGGGAAGTCAGCCACCTTCAGGTATCCATTAATAGCGGTGACATGGAGCTTGCCAAACGGCATTTTATCGGGGGGCTTCAGGTAGAAATGGCCAGTCCATTCTCGATACTTGAAAAAGTAAAGAATATGGAACTTCACCGCTTGCCAAATACTTACTATCAGGACTTGATCCACAAAGTCGATGGCATTGCCAACCACGATCTCCTCGAACTCGCAGGGACCTATTTCAAGAAAGGCTCCCTTTTTGAAGTGTCTGTAGGTTAA
- the porV gene encoding type IX secretion system outer membrane channel protein PorV produces MNKLRVFIVLFLLFGVAFSGVSQNLIGQDSTRKVITTAVPFLTITPDSRAAGMGDVGVATSPDANSAHWNSAKLAFIDKSYGVSGSYTPWLGKIITDMSIFYLTGFYKITREQTVAASMKYFDLGEIQFNNGPGVNNILGRFNPREFAFDVTYSRLLTEQLSIGGALRYIHSNLTGAFSSGGTDARPGNSVAVDAGIYYTKPLVSSNSALSLGAAITNIGAKISYSDANNKDFIPTNLRLGGAYKTELDAFNSLTFALDLNKLLVPSPTSDSQDKTLLRGIFGSFTDATGGFKEEISEFTLSTGVEYWYNETFAGRLGYFLEAKDKGNRKYLTAGVGAKIQKFAIDIAYLVPTNKNENALAETLRFTIMMYFDSKVPGEESVTDQ; encoded by the coding sequence ATGAATAAGTTAAGGGTTTTTATTGTCCTCTTTTTATTGTTTGGTGTTGCTTTTTCGGGCGTTTCCCAAAACTTGATAGGGCAGGATAGCACACGTAAAGTCATCACCACTGCAGTCCCATTCCTCACCATTACCCCTGATTCCAGGGCAGCAGGTATGGGCGATGTCGGTGTGGCCACTTCGCCTGATGCCAACTCCGCCCACTGGAACTCGGCAAAGCTGGCCTTTATTGATAAGAGCTACGGGGTATCGGGCTCCTATACCCCATGGTTGGGCAAGATCATCACCGACATGTCAATTTTCTATCTGACCGGCTTTTACAAAATAACCAGGGAACAGACAGTGGCGGCATCCATGAAATATTTTGATCTGGGGGAAATCCAATTTAACAACGGGCCGGGCGTGAATAATATCCTGGGCCGGTTTAACCCCCGCGAATTTGCTTTTGACGTGACCTACTCCCGGCTGCTGACCGAGCAGTTGAGCATTGGGGGCGCGTTGCGCTACATACACTCCAACCTCACGGGCGCGTTTTCCTCCGGGGGCACGGACGCCAGGCCTGGCAATTCCGTTGCGGTGGATGCGGGCATCTACTATACTAAACCCCTGGTCTCGAGCAATTCCGCCCTTTCATTGGGCGCAGCAATCACAAATATCGGTGCAAAAATCTCCTATTCCGATGCCAACAATAAAGATTTTATCCCTACCAATTTAAGGCTAGGGGGCGCTTATAAAACCGAATTGGACGCCTTCAATAGTTTAACGTTCGCATTGGACTTGAATAAGCTGCTCGTGCCAAGCCCCACATCCGACAGCCAGGACAAAACCTTGTTGCGGGGCATTTTCGGATCTTTCACGGATGCCACTGGCGGGTTCAAAGAGGAAATAAGCGAATTCACCCTGTCAACGGGTGTTGAATATTGGTACAATGAAACATTTGCCGGGCGCTTGGGGTATTTTCTGGAGGCCAAGGACAAAGGGAACCGAAAATACCTAACCGCAGGCGTGGGGGCCAAGATCCAAAAATTTGCCATCGATATCGCCTATCTTGTACCCACCAACAAAAATGAGAATGCCTTGGCCGAAACCCTTCGCTTCACCATCATGATGTACTTTGACAGCAAGGTGCCAGGCGAAGAATCCGTGACAGACCAATAG